TAAGAGAAAATGAACGTCCTGCCTTAAACTTAATGTTATTGCTGATCAGCTGGTTGCCCTTCATGAACTCCTTCTCGTTGCCGCGGTTCTCTGTGACCACGGGAAAGGCGTGATGGGCCGTGGTGCGCAGGATGCTGACCAGCGACTGGATACGGGTGTGCGGGTAGACGTACGTGAGGTTGGGCTCCATGATATCACCGGCTCTCAACCTGCAACGGTTACAAAGAAACTTTTTTATTCTGGCCATTTTCTCTCCAAACTCTTAATGAGAACTTTCTTCCCACCCAGCAGCGAGACCTCCCGTCCTCTTGTCATCGGTCTACCGCCATCTCTGTATTACCCCCGCGTGTCTCCGCACCCGCAGGGCTGTCTAACATCCGCGCAAAGCCCAACGTATAAACCAGACCCTCCACTACCGAAGCCGCGATAGCCGCAGGGCAGCTCGGGGGCCGAGACCTCAAACAGCCCCCGGCACAAAGCGTTGCATGGCCGCCCCATCTCCCCGCGGAGAAGAGACTGCCTGATGGCCACCGACATACAGACGGGACGCCCGCGGGGGCCAAGACTCACAGTCTGATATTTCTGCACATACTACTCCCCAAACAGGGACATCAAACGGTACGTGGGGGCTTTTATTATTATCCTGAGCCAAGACCCCCCCAGTGCAAGTCACAAGTAATTTATAAATGAACGCTAAAGGCGGTCACGTCAGGGTAGGAGCAGGTGACAGCCTTACTTGTCCATCTCCTCCTCGGTCTCCCACTCCAGGAGGGGGACGCCCTTCAGGCCCACGTGGATATCGTAAATGCCTTTGTTGAAGAAATCGCCCGTCCACTTCGCAACCTGGGGTAAAAAGCAGGAGTGGCGGAGAAACGTCCATAACACGGGCGGGGGAGGGGAATCGGGGGGGCAAAAAGGGGCATCTTACCATCAGCGTGATCATGATTGGCAGGCCGTAGGAGATCTCGTTGGTCGATTCAATGAGAATGACGGTGAGGCTGATGGTCATGCGGACCACGCCGCCCAGGAAAGCCGCGGCGCCGACCAGGGCAAACGTCCCCGAGTAGATGTGAGTCAACCCCAAATAGCTAGACGGAGAAACGAGAGGTCACGGAGGTACTCGCCTCAGGGAACACGGCGGGGGAAAGCACGGGACGCGGGGGGAAAGCATGGGACGCGGTCTACCTCTTCAGGATGTTGGCGACCAAGCGGCCGAAGGCCGCGCCGCACAGCAACGACGGCACAAAGAGACCGCTGGGGACGGAGATGCCGTACGTCCAGCACGAGAGGAAGAAGTACATGCAGCAGAAGAAAGAGAGCGTGACGGGACTGAACGTGCCTGAAACACAAGAGGAGGAGAGGAGGCTTTCACTCCACGGACACCGGAAGATTCCAGAAACAGCCGCCATCTTGGAACATGTGAGAACTCACCCTCCTGGTGGAAGAGCTGCAAGATGGCCGACTCCTGAGGGTTGAAGAAGAGGGTCGCCATGTCGTTATACGTGTTGTTAGGACAGAAAAAGGTCTTGATGCTGGAATTAACGTCTTCTGAAGAGGAGACCCAAGGGACCTAAAAACGTGGAATTATTAATCAGGGTAATCAGTATATAACACGACCGGAGTATATGTGAAACGGAGTTTGACCCCAGCTGTCCGCTCCCGTGCCGCATGTACCTGCGCAGATGAGGTGCCGTTGTTCCAGTGTGTCGGGGGAGACAGACTTCTGCATTCTCCCAAAACCACGGAGGCTACAAACACAACCGCGGTGGTGACCAGCGAGACCAGGAGGCTCTCGAAAACCCTGGAAGATGAGAAGGGATGGTCGGCCCGAGGAACACAAGGACCCCCCTTTTAACCTGGCAGGCGGCACATGTATAAACTACACACGCCAAAGCAGGTACCTGACAAGCTTGGGTTTGGGGTGCACGTTCTTCATCCGGTACTTGGCCAGCCTTTTGTTCAGACAGTTGAACGTGGCACCGAGGAGGCCTCCGATCACACCCATAACGATGAAGAACGCCAGGTCCACCGCCGTCCACAGGTGACATTTCTTATCTGAATCGGAGCACTAAAAATACGAAGGAAATCTGAATACGGGTcactgggacacaggagtgacgggagtgataaagggtcactggaacacaggagtgatgggagtgataaagggccattggaacacaggagtgatgggagtgataaagggccattggaacacaggagtgatgggagcgataaagggccattggaacacaggagtgatgggagcgataaagggccattgggacacaggagtgatgggagcgataaagggccattggaacacaggagtgatgggagcgataaagggccattgggacacaggagtgatgggagcgataaagggccattgggacacaggagtgatgggagtgataaagggcctctgtatgaagagattccattagaaatcagccgtttccgtctacaatagtcatttacaacattaaccccgtctgcgctggatttctgatccaattcttgttatttttaatggacaaaatgtgctttgctttcaaaaacagggacatttctaagtgaccccaaacttttgggcAGTAGCGTGTCTGtctgtgtgatatatatataagtgaagGGGGATCAGATCATTAGGAAAAGCGACTGTTGCACAAACTCACCTTAAATTCACCAAAATTGAGAAGTCCGGGCACTTGGAACGAGCCCCAGCTCGAGAACAGAATCCCGGAACGAAAGAAATTGAGCGTGAAAGTGGCCGACATGGAGCAGAAGAGCTGAGAACGAGAAAGCGGTTAGTTCTGCGGAATTACCGGCGGATACGATTACCAAAATCTGCAATAACGCAGAAAATTGGGTTTATCTACATTAAGACATAAATTTCCCTTTTTGGGGTCTGCGGGgtatttaatagaaaatataacatGAACCGCAGAGCTGACGATTGGACTTGCTGGGATTTTGATTGGCCGGGTGCTTTGGCCCTCCGCAGCCATTGGTCCCACCGATTAAGGACATTTAGAATTTAAACTAAACATTTTGAGACCCTCTAACCAGAACCGTTCCCCCCCCCCGGACCGTAATCCCCCCAATCAGACGAGGATCTTCCGCTCACCACTTTCCAGGTGAGCGCCTGATTCCAGAAAGAGGATCCTTCTTCTAGGCTGAAGAGCGTCCCGCCTATAGGGGCCCCGAAAGCGGCTGCCACCCCAGCGGCGGCTCCGGCAGACACAAAGTCCCTCTTGTCCCTAAAACGGGGGGGGCAAAAAGGGGGCCCGATCCATGcgttaaaacaaaatgcaattttaaCGATGCCTCGTAGAGAGTAATTCATTAATAATTCTCACCGGTCGCTCCGGAAATACGGAAAATCCAAATTAATCTTCTGGAAAGAGATGCTCTGAAACTAAAGAGGcgaaaaaagggttaaattagaaGATTTCCAGAGTCCCCATTACAACCCAATGTGAAGACTCAAACACTAACCACtctgttttagattcaggagccatatgtctatcccatgcatgtttaataccctcactgtattaccctctaccacttctgctgggaggctgttccacttatctaccaccttctcgtaaagcaaaaagtaaagccACTTTCATACGAACCTGCGGTAATCCTGCTCCGACTACGGCCCCGCTGTGAATCATAGGACCCTCTTTGCCAACAAATAATCCTAAAACAAAGAGACATTTACTATAAATGATCGCTTCCCGCGCACCTTATTCCCGGGAAGAGGTTTCTGAATTATTGGCTCCAATTTAATGCTCGGACTGCATCAGCTGTTCTGGCTGCCAGATCGAGGGGTGGCCTGGGAGTCGGAACAATAATTGGTGGTCTTTTCTGCCTGCATGGGGGGTTCGTTCTGAACTACAGTTTACAGAGGAAGGGTAAAGCTATTTAAATGTCCACCCGGGGCCCACCAATGCCTTAAAGCGGAATTACCGGGAGCGTTCCCGCTTTAAGAGAGAGTTTGCAAACAACTGCAGGCATTCGAATACAGAAGGCAGGGGACAGCGAGGGGCTATAGGTTTCTGTTCTGGAAAgcagtaaagggttaaatcccGAGACCGTGCTGGGTACCAACGCAGTCTGACTATACGCAAAACCAATTttactccctctagattgtcagctcttgaGAGCCGGGACGTCTTTACCCAACGTATCGGTTCGCCtttcagttctagttttgtccgAATCTTTAAAGGTAGGGACTGgaagaagcgctgcgggaatCGTTGGCGCTATACAGATAAAAGAGAATACTTTTTACCTCCGGACACGCTGAACAGGACCCCCAGGGCTTTACACACCAGCGTCCGCAGCCGCACCACCCCGGGGACTTTCACCCCGTTCAGGTAGCATTTGATTTCGGGGATCCCGGAGCCGGCTGCCACGGgctgcatgaaaaaaaaaaaaatacgcagcatgaaagggttaaaaatacacaaaattctAAATGAGAAATATAGGAATTGTTTAAAGTCTAGAAATTACAATACGTTCTCTGCGAATCTGATTCCCCTtccctgattggctgttgcATCTTTTTAATCCTAGTTATACGATTGGTGGAGAGATTGTGTGGGGGGGTTTGTTTTGTGTCCCCAATTTCcctaaaataatcaaattaacTACAGACAGTCTGAAGCGAgtatccatttattttttttttaaccccgcGTAGATTTACGTGAACGCGTTTTATGCTCCTGCGGGGAAGTTCTGACCGCCCCTCCCCCCGATCGGTTTCCCCCCATTTCGTCGAGAAGCTCACCTGGATGAGGACAAACAGCGTCGCGATGAAGGCGAAGGTCAGGTTGAAGCCCAGGAGCTCCAGGAGCGAGAGCGCCAGGCATCCTCGGTCAGTGCACTCCTCGATGGCTAGAAAGCAGCGGTCAAGGAAACGGTTCCGACAGCACGCCGGGGGAGAACAGCCTGCCGGCgagaaccccccccacacacatacacagtctAGAACTCGCTGGCAGTCCCGACGACCGTCCTCTGGTTTACTAAGGCCTTATATCTCAGCATCCGGAGGTAAAACGGTCCTCTAACATTTAAACCTGCGCATGTGAATATTTACCTTTGCCAGGGGATGTCATTTAATAACCTGCAAgggcaaacccccccccccgcgagcCTAGATTTTATAAGTTCCAGCCGcataatatttaaacaaaaaaatccattcTCCCGTGGAGTTCGTCTCGCCGTACAGATACGTCCCGGGGCTTCAGATGGTGAATTAtactaaaaatactaaaatgacCCACGAGGTGACTGCTGAATTCGTACAAAAGACTGGCGGTGTTTTAATCAcccagtaaaatatatttaccatgGAAGGTGTTGGGGAAGAAGTTCACTGCACTGCATGAATCCCTGCGATTAATTGGGTTTACAGCAAACTACAACAGACAAGGTTAAaaaggaactttttttttttttttttatatagaccttaaataaatagaagttgctcaaaaaaaaaatttgcaattTAAACGATGACTTTGCCGGGAAGCGCCCCAAGGCTAGCAACGCACGGGGAGACGCGCATGATCCTCGCGGTGTAAAAGGATACAGCCTTCAACCAACCTGTACTTGAAGCGGGAGAAAAGCCGCACGAAGTAATCGACGAAGAGCCCGACCTGCGAGGAAAAGCGACGAGAGGTTAGTGAGAAAAACGCAAATTCTTCCAGAAACGGTCAAAACCGTTCTTATCGCGTCAGTTAAGTAGATCGTTTGGGGAGAGAAGCTAAAGGAAAGCAAATCGTGCCGAACAAAAATGGAAACGCCGAGGTCGGGAaagggttatattgctgtatacagtgccgggggggggggttatattgctgtacacagtgccggggggggggggttatattgctgtacacagtgccgggggg
This window of the Spea bombifrons isolate aSpeBom1 chromosome 12, aSpeBom1.2.pri, whole genome shotgun sequence genome carries:
- the CLCN6 gene encoding H(+)/Cl(-) exchange transporter 6; translation: MASCGGTACCCCCGDRESRTPEELTILGETHEEEEEILPRKDYESLDYDRCINDPYLEVLESVTSKKARRHEAVRWIMVFVIGVCTGLVGLFVDYFVRLFSRFKYRLVEGSIEECTDRGCLALSLLELLGFNLTFAFIATLFVLIQPVAAGSGIPEIKCYLNGVKVPGVVRLRTLVCKALGVLFSVSGGLFVGKEGPMIHSGAVVGAGLPQFQSISFQKINLDFPYFRSDRDKRDFVSAGAAAGVAAAFGAPIGGTLFSLEEGSSFWNQALTWKVLFCSMSATFTLNFFRSGILFSSWGSFQVPGLLNFGEFKCSDSDKKCHLWTAVDLAFFIVMGVIGGLLGATFNCLNKRLAKYRMKNVHPKPKLVRVFESLLVSLVTTAVVFVASVVLGECRSLSPPTHWNNGTSSAQVPWVSSSEDVNSSIKTFFCPNNTYNDMATLFFNPQESAILQLFHQEGTFSPVTLSFFCCMYFFLSCWTYGISVPSGLFVPSLLCGAAFGRLVANILKSYLGLTHIYSGTFALVGAAAFLGGVVRMTISLTVILIESTNEISYGLPIMITLMVAKWTGDFFNKGIYDIHVGLKGVPLLEWETEEEMDKLRAGDIMEPNLTYVYPHTRIQSLVSILRTTAHHAFPVVTENRGNEKEFMKGNQLISNNIKFKKSSILTRAGEQRKRSQSMKSYPSSELRNVCDENVTSEEPLEKEDMLQQMLERRYTPYPNLYPDQSPSEEWTMEERFRPLTFHGLVLRSQLVTLLVRGVCYSENQSSASQPRLSHAEMVEDYPRYPDIHDVNLTLLNPRMIVDVAPYMNPCPFTVSPNTNASQVFNLFRTMGLRHLPVVNAVGEIVGIITRHNLTHEFLQARLRQHYMTS